One Aegilops tauschii subsp. strangulata cultivar AL8/78 unplaced genomic scaffold, Aet v6.0 Super-Scaffold_285, whole genome shotgun sequence DNA window includes the following coding sequences:
- the LOC109739967 gene encoding F-box protein At5g07610-like: protein MASPAESSRRREEDRTPSPSRSSSSRPSKCRTAAERLTDDLLVEVLSRVPAKSLCRFKCVSNHWLSVIDHPDHRKKLPQTLTGFFHGSSNLEDWILESPVLFTSVSPSPPMDTSFAFLPNHQQFDLLDSCYGLLLCRLYNVSAEVGKCHYVVCNPATEKWVLLPDSGQDSVNACLGFNPALSSHFHVFELVEEQDNYISGVAVYSSETGVWVYKENRWNKRVMLIELQPSFVFLNGYLHFQVDGHDFSRYLAVVDTDGETWMNFSVPGGLLNGFIQHSQGRLHYANFQRDEHGGVFRLVVYVLENYQSKEWTLKHSVETSYILGRTDYCIDGFDWIAIHPECNLIFFTIGQELKLMCYNMDRRQLKVICNLEGVTPPYLSYVPLYAELEALHI from the exons ATGGCCAGCCCCGCGGAGAGCTCTCGCCGGCGGGAAGAAGACCGCACTCCATCTCCTTCCAG GTCTTCCTCTTCTCGCCCCAGCAAGTGCAGGACGGCGGCCGAGAGACTCACCGACGACCTCCTCGTGGAGGTCCTCTCGCGCGTCCCGGCCAAGTCGCTCTGCCGCTTCAAGTGCGTCTCCAACCACTGGCTCAGCGTCATCGACCACCCCGACCACCGCAAGAAGCTGCCCCAAACCCTCACCGGCTTCTTCCACGGTAGCAGCAACCTCGAGGATTGGATTCTGGAATCACCTGTCCTCTTCACCAGCGTGTCGCCCTCCCCTCCCATGGACACCTCATTCGCCTTCCTGCCCAACCACCAGCAGTTCGATCTGTTAGACAGCTGCTACGGTCTCCTCCTCTGCCGCTTGTACAACGTCTCGGCTGAGGTTGGCAAGTGCCATTATGTGGTGTGCAATCCTGCCACGGAGAAGTGGGTCCTGTTGCCGGACTCCGGCCAGGACAGTGTCAACGCATGTTTGGGCTTCAACCCAGCCCTGTCTTCGCATTTCCATGTGTTTGAGTTGGTGGAGGAGCAGGATAACTACATTTCCGGAGTGGCAGTGTATTCGTCAGAAACCGGAGTTTGGGTTTACAAGGAAAACAGATGGAACAAACGTGTCATGCTCATTGAGCTTCAGCCATCATTTGTATTTCTTAACGGCTATCTGCATTTTCAAGTCGATGGCCATGACTTTTCCCGTTATCTAGCTGTGGTGGACACGGACGGGGAAACATGGATGAACTTCAGTGTCCCTGGTGGCCTGCTTAACGGTTTTATTCAACATTCACAAGGCCGCTTGCATTATGCCAATTTTCAGAGAGATGAACATGGTGGTGTCTTTCGACTAGTGGTTTATGTTCTTGAGAACTACCAAAGCAAAGAATGGACATTGAAGCATAGCGTTGAAACTTCATACATACTTGGAAGGACAGATTACTGCATTGATGGGTTTGATTGGATTGCGATTCATCCGGAAtgcaacttgatattcttcactaTTGGGCAGGAACTCAAACTCATGTGCTATAATATGGATCGTCGGCAACTCAAAGTGATCTGCAATCTTGAAGGTGTCACGCCGCCATATCTGTCATATGTGCCATTGTATGCAGAGTTAGAGGCACTGCACATTTGA
- the LOC109739965 gene encoding cytochrome b6-f complex iron-sulfur subunit, chloroplastic-like, which translates to MAQLGFDPNLSSHFHVFEFDPNFIGMEVYSSESARWVHKEKGYNEHITLTYPNKLAIFLNGYLHFPAFGWLIYVETFLVPAGSGSNAGGITTKDKLGNNILVEDWLKAHGPNDRMLAQGIKGDPTYLVVESDKTLAVCVHFGCVVPWNDAENKFLCPCHGSQYNNQGKVVRGPAPLWLALVHADVDDGRVIFVPWVETDFRTGENPRWK; encoded by the exons ATGGCACAATTAGGCTTTGACCCCAACCTGTCATCGCATTTCCATGTATTTGAATTCGACCCCAACTTCATTGGAATGGAGGTGTATTCATCTGAAAGTGCGAGATGGGTTCATAAGGAGAAGGGCTATAACGAGCATATCACTCTCACTTATCCTAATAAGCTAGCAATCTTTCTTAACGGCTATCTGCATTTCCCTGCTTTTGGCT GGCTTATTTACGTCGAAACCTTCCTCGTCCCAGCCGGGTCAGGGAGCAACGCCGGTGGGATCACCACCAAGGATAAACTCGGCAACAACATCCTCGTCGAGGACTGGCTCAAGGCGCATGGCCCCAACGACCGCATGCTCGCTCAGGGAATCAAG GGTGATCCTACCTACCTTGTGGTGGAGTCCGACAAGACCCTCGCCGTGTGCGTGCATTTTGGCTGTGTGGTGCCGTGGAACGACGCCGAGAACAAGTTCCTCTGCCCCTGCCATGGATCCCAGTACAACAACCAGGGCAAGGTTGTCCGTGGACCTGCACCTCTG TGGCTGGCCCTTGTTCACGCCGACGTCGACGACGGCAGGGTCATCTTTGTGCCATGGGTGGAGACCGACTTCAGGACTGGCGAGAACCCCCGGTGGAAGTAA
- the LOC109739966 gene encoding citrate-binding protein-like: protein MPLLVVLLALLSCATHGANAAACDPTTGFVTVPLTDAQLPVQRPYDVPLDQRYELANGMRRMWVYCTDKPHSPTSHTKPRTEIRTVIIYSSGVWQFEGYAFVPSGTTGVSIMQVFGAAKHATTLMLHVYGGALVYYNDWTRVVDRGIYNRWFRLNVIHDVGGAGTLTVFIDGQERLRVAGRGGDLHYFKFGVYTQTAPSHLMESRWRDVRLFTKEAY, encoded by the exons ATGCCGCTCCTCGTCGTCCTCCTGGCATTGTTGTCATGCGCCACGCATGGCGCCAACGCCGCGGCCTGCGACCCGACCACCGGCTTCGTCACGGTGCCACTCACCGATGCGCAGCTCCCGGTGCAGAGGCCGTACGACGTGCCGCTGGACCAGCGGTACGAGCTCGCGAATGGCATGCGGCGGATGTGGGTGTACTGCACTGACAAGCCCCATAGCCCAACCAGCCACACCAAGCCACGAACAGAAATCCGCACGGTAATTATA TACAGCTCCGGCGTGTGGCAGTTCGAGGGGTACGCGTTCGTCCCCTCGGGCACGACGGGGGTGTCCATCATGCAGGTGTTCGGCGCGGCGAAGCACGCGACAACGCTGATGCTGCACGTCTACGGCGGCGCGCTGGTGTACTACAACGACTGGACGCGGGTGGTCGACCGCGGCATCTACAACCGATGGTTCAGGCTCAACGTGATCCACGACGTCGGCGGCGCAGGGACGCTCACCGTGTTCATCGACGGCCAGGAGCGGCTACGCGTAGCGGGGCGCGGCGGCGACTTGCACTACTTCAAGTTCGGGGTGTATACTCAGACGGCCCCCTCGCACCTCATGGAATCGCGGTGGAGAGACGTCAGGCTCTTCACCAAGGAAGCTTACTGA